A genomic segment from Chloroflexota bacterium encodes:
- a CDS encoding nucleotidyl transferase AbiEii/AbiGii toxin family protein — MTRNVPASIHQRLLNRAKAESRPFNELLQYFALERFLYRLGRSAHRQRFVLKGALMFTVWHSPFSRPTHDIDLLGRLDNSVESVLAAIREIGAEPAPDDGLHFDAESATGETILEAGRYQGVRVRFAAYLGTVRIPVQIDVGFGDPLVPGPTLVQLPTVLDLPAPEMLGYSRESAIAEKLHAMVHRGAINSRMKDFYDIWLLASRFDFQGTTLADAIASTFQQRRTAIPEAPIAFGAKFSGDLDKQAQWTAFLRRTRIQDAPRTLGETIQVIAAFLGPVLEALSQERIFNSQWPAGGPWRSQQDGQGRPSED; from the coding sequence ATGACCCGAAATGTGCCTGCATCCATTCACCAACGCCTGCTGAATCGCGCCAAGGCCGAGTCTCGCCCTTTCAACGAGCTGCTGCAGTACTTCGCGTTGGAGCGATTCCTCTACCGTCTGGGGCGCTCTGCCCATCGCCAGCGATTTGTGCTGAAAGGCGCTTTGATGTTCACCGTTTGGCATTCACCATTCTCGCGACCCACCCACGACATCGACCTGCTGGGACGGCTGGACAACTCCGTTGAGAGTGTTCTCGCCGCTATTCGGGAGATCGGCGCCGAGCCAGCCCCAGACGATGGACTGCATTTTGATGCCGAAAGCGCCACCGGAGAAACCATTCTCGAAGCGGGCCGGTATCAGGGAGTGCGTGTACGCTTCGCAGCATACCTCGGCACAGTCCGCATCCCTGTGCAGATTGACGTCGGCTTTGGGGATCCACTCGTGCCGGGCCCAACGCTCGTCCAACTTCCGACGGTACTGGACCTCCCAGCGCCCGAGATGTTGGGGTACAGCCGTGAGAGCGCCATCGCCGAGAAACTCCACGCCATGGTCCACAGAGGCGCCATCAACAGCCGGATGAAGGATTTCTACGATATCTGGCTGTTGGCCTCCCGATTTGATTTCCAGGGGACTACTCTCGCGGATGCGATCGCGAGCACGTTTCAGCAACGGCGCACGGCCATACCCGAGGCTCCCATCGCATTCGGCGCGAAGTTCTCTGGAGATCTGGACAAACAGGCACAGTGGACCGCGTTTCTTCGGCGCACACGAATCCAGGATGCGCCTCGCACGCTTGGCGAAACTATCCAAGTGATCGCAGCATTTCTCGGCCCAGTGCTGGAAGCGCTTTCGCAGGAGCGGATCTTCAACAGCCAGTGGCCTGCTGGCGGCCCTTGGCGTTCCCAGCAGGATGGGCAAGGTCGACCGTCCGAGGATTGA
- a CDS encoding type IV toxin-antitoxin system AbiEi family antitoxin domain-containing protein: protein MDERTTFENSAALFRQHGGILRTSEALRLGLHPRTLYAMYDAGLLVRLSRGLYRLADLPPLSNPDLVTVALRVPQAVICLVSALAFHELTTQVPHVVDVALQNRSERPRLEHPPLRIFWFSGPAWSEGVQIHQIDETPVRIYGPEKSVADAFKYRRKVGLDIAIESLTLYCRSGAADITRLLHFARICRVEKVITPYLEALL, encoded by the coding sequence ATGGACGAGCGTACCACCTTCGAGAACTCGGCCGCCCTGTTTCGCCAGCACGGTGGCATCCTGCGCACATCCGAGGCACTCCGCCTAGGCCTGCACCCGCGCACCTTGTACGCAATGTACGACGCAGGCCTGCTCGTACGCCTCAGCCGGGGCCTCTATCGGCTGGCCGACCTCCCTCCCCTATCCAACCCAGACCTAGTGACCGTAGCACTCAGGGTTCCGCAGGCCGTGATCTGCCTGGTGTCCGCCCTGGCGTTTCACGAACTCACGACTCAGGTACCCCATGTGGTGGATGTTGCCCTGCAAAACCGCTCGGAGCGCCCCCGGCTGGAACATCCTCCCCTGCGCATCTTTTGGTTCTCAGGGCCTGCGTGGAGCGAGGGTGTCCAGATCCATCAGATTGATGAGACGCCCGTTCGCATCTACGGACCAGAGAAAAGCGTGGCCGATGCCTTCAAGTACCGCAGAAAAGTGGGGCTAGACATCGCCATTGAATCCCTGACGCTCTATTGCCGAAGCGGCGCAGCAGACATCACCAGACTTCTACATTTCGCCCGCATCTGCAGGGTCGAGAAGGTGATCACACCCTACCTGGAGGCACTGCTATGA